A portion of the Rhodospirillales bacterium genome contains these proteins:
- a CDS encoding GNAT family N-acetyltransferase — MHDRPRLVPDDFDVPETLEHPRFRLRILTVNDLIKDYDAVMASVEHLQTTFSPDGDGTWPEGLTLEEDLIDLGWHQREFTIRSSFAYTMMTPDESRCLGCVYINPTRKRGHDCKVTMWVRADELASGLDDALYDAVRTWIDEGWPFEAPAYPGRAISFDDWAALPVS; from the coding sequence ATGCACGACCGCCCCCGTCTCGTTCCCGATGACTTCGACGTGCCGGAGACGCTTGAGCATCCGCGCTTCCGTCTGCGCATCCTTACGGTCAACGATCTGATCAAGGACTACGACGCCGTCATGGCAAGCGTGGAGCATCTCCAGACCACATTCAGCCCCGATGGCGATGGCACCTGGCCCGAAGGTCTGACGCTTGAGGAAGACCTGATCGATCTCGGCTGGCACCAGCGTGAGTTCACCATCCGAAGCTCGTTCGCCTACACCATGATGACGCCCGACGAGAGCCGATGCCTCGGCTGCGTCTACATCAACCCGACGCGCAAGCGCGGCCACGACTGCAAGGTCACCATGTGGGTGCGCGCCGACGAACTCGCGAGCGGCCTCGACGATGCGCTCTACGACGCCGTCCGCACCTGGATCGACGAGGGCTGGCCCTTCGAAGCGCCCGCCTATCCGGGGCGGGCGATTTCCTTCGACGACTGGGCCGCGTTGCCGGTCTCCTGA
- a CDS encoding lysine--tRNA ligase, translating into MSLGDHAQTSKAWPFEEARKLVKRLGGKDPEKGYVLFETGYGPSGLPHIGTFGEVARTSMVRHAFSLFADVPTRLFAFSDDMDGLRKVPDNVPNREMMAEHLGEPLTRVPNPFDTHHDSFGAHNNDMLRSFLDRFGFEYEFVSSTEMYTSGRFDDALMRVLERFDAVMDIMLPSLREERRKTYSPFLPVSPQTGRVLLVPTLERNLENGTIIFEDEDGSKQEVPVTGGHCKLNWKPDWGMRWYALGVDYEMAGKDLIDSVKLSGRICRALGGPAPEGFNYELFLDENGEKISKSRGNGLTLDEWLRYGTEESLSLFMYQKPRTAKRLSFDVIPRHVDEYARYLAAFSGQDAKAIDNPVWHLHAGNPPVEDQPLSYGMLLNLAGVCNAEDKAVLWGFISRYLPGATPGTRPFLDRLAELAVNYYQDFVKPAKSYRAPSARERAAFETLARRFEALPADADGESFQNEVYAVGKEHGFEPLRDWFKALYEVLLGQSQGPRFGSFAALYGRDETLALMREMLARGHGSAARSGSHSVGTARG; encoded by the coding sequence ATGTCGCTCGGAGACCACGCGCAAACCAGCAAGGCCTGGCCCTTTGAAGAGGCCCGGAAGCTGGTGAAACGCTTGGGCGGGAAGGATCCGGAGAAGGGGTATGTGCTCTTCGAGACCGGATACGGCCCCTCGGGCCTACCGCATATCGGGACCTTCGGCGAGGTGGCGCGTACAAGCATGGTGCGCCATGCCTTCTCGCTGTTCGCCGATGTGCCGACCCGGCTGTTCGCCTTCTCCGACGACATGGACGGGCTGCGCAAGGTCCCCGACAACGTGCCGAACAGGGAGATGATGGCCGAACATCTGGGCGAGCCCCTGACCAGGGTACCCAACCCGTTCGACACCCATCACGACAGCTTCGGGGCGCACAACAACGACATGCTGCGCTCGTTCCTGGATCGCTTCGGCTTCGAGTACGAGTTCGTCAGTTCGACGGAGATGTACACCTCCGGCAGATTCGACGACGCGCTGATGCGGGTGCTCGAGCGGTTCGATGCCGTGATGGACATCATGCTGCCGAGCCTGCGCGAGGAACGGCGCAAGACCTATTCGCCCTTCCTGCCGGTCTCGCCGCAGACCGGGCGGGTGCTTCTGGTGCCGACGCTCGAACGCAATCTCGAGAACGGCACGATCATCTTCGAGGACGAGGACGGTTCGAAGCAGGAGGTGCCGGTCACCGGCGGGCACTGCAAGCTCAATTGGAAACCCGACTGGGGCATGCGCTGGTATGCGCTCGGCGTCGACTACGAGATGGCCGGCAAGGACCTGATCGACTCGGTGAAGCTTTCGGGCCGGATCTGCCGTGCGCTCGGTGGGCCAGCGCCGGAAGGTTTCAACTACGAGCTCTTCCTGGACGAGAACGGCGAGAAGATTTCGAAGTCGCGCGGCAATGGCCTGACGCTTGACGAATGGCTGCGCTACGGCACGGAGGAGAGCCTGTCGCTCTTCATGTACCAGAAGCCGCGCACGGCGAAGCGCCTCTCCTTCGACGTCATCCCGCGCCATGTGGACGAGTACGCCCGGTACCTGGCGGCATTCAGCGGGCAGGACGCCAAGGCGATTGATAATCCGGTCTGGCATCTCCACGCCGGCAACCCCCCGGTCGAGGACCAGCCGCTGAGCTACGGCATGCTCCTGAACCTGGCGGGCGTGTGCAACGCCGAGGACAAGGCCGTGCTGTGGGGTTTCATCAGCCGCTACCTGCCCGGTGCGACGCCCGGGACCAGGCCGTTTCTGGACCGTTTGGCGGAGCTGGCGGTGAACTACTACCAGGACTTCGTGAAACCGGCGAAGTCTTACCGTGCGCCGAGCGCCCGGGAGCGGGCGGCATTCGAGACCCTGGCCAGGCGCTTCGAGGCCCTGCCGGCCGACGCCGACGGCGAGAGCTTCCAGAACGAGGTCTATGCCGTTGGCAAGGAACACGGCTTCGAGCCGCTGCGCGACTGGTTCAAGGCGCTTTACGAGGTGCTGCTGGGCCAGAGCCAGGGGCCGCGCTTCGGCAGCTTCGCGGCGCTCTATGGCCGCGACGAGACCCTGGCGCTGATGCGCGAGATGCTTGCCAGGGGCCATGGCAGCGCCGCCCGGAGCGGATCGCACTCAGTTGGAACCGCCCGCGGCTGA